The Halobaculum magnesiiphilum genome contains the following window.
GAACGCGAAGACACGCGAGAAGGTCGACGAGGCGCAGGAGCATCGCGAGATGCGCGACGAGCTCAACGAACAGGTCCAGGAGCACAAGGAGTCGCGCAACGAGCTGAACGCCGAGGCGAACGAGCTGTTCGACGAGGTCGAGGAGATGAAGCAGGACCTCGAGCTCGGCTCGGGCAAGTCCATCGAGGAGCTCAAAGAGGAGATCGAAGACCTCGAGTTCAAACAGCAGACCGAAGTCCTCGGCACCGACGAGGAGCGCGAACTCATCGAGAAGATCGAGAACAAGCGCGAGAAGCTCGCCGAGAAGAAGGGCAAGGTCGACCAAAGCGACGAGCTGGAGGAGCTCATCGAGGAGGCCGAGGAGGTCCGCTCGGAGGCGTCGACGCACCACCAGAAGGTGACCGAGCTGGCCGACGAGGCCCAGGAGCACCACAACCAGATGATCGAGGCCTACCGCGAGGCCGACGAGATCCGCGACGAGGCGGACGCCATGCACGAGCTGTTCGTGGAGGCACAGGAGTCGGCCGACCAGCACCACGAGGACTTCGTCCGCGTCCAGAAGCGCCTGCGCGAGCTGGACAAGGAGGAGGAGGAGGAGAAGAAGGAGGAGCGCGAGGCCAAGATGGAAGAGGAGCGCGAGGAGGCCGAGGAGATCTACCAGAAGTTCAAGGAAGGCGAAACCCTCGACACCGAGGACCTGATGAAGCTCCAGAAGACCGGGCTTCTCTGAGCGCGGGATCCGACGCGCCGACGGTCCGAATCGCGATCTGACGTTCTGCGGTTTTCCCATACCCGAGAGCCGCCGCGCCCGTTCGCCGGCACCCGACCTTATTTCGCTCCCGTTCGAAGCGAGGCCATGGCAAACACCACTGGGAGATCCGTCCTCGGCGTGGCCGTCCTCGTCGCCGCCGCCGTGATCGCGGCGCTGGTCGGCTACGTCCTGTTCGTGGTCGTGCCGGGCGACCTCGCGGAGTTGATCGGGGTCGTGCTCACCATCGCAGTCGTCGCGGTCGCGCTCAAGGTCGCCGGCGGGACGCTGGCGTCGCGCTTCGCCGACTACACGGTCGCCGAGGTCGCCGTCGAGGGACCGATCACCCGCGACGGGGGCGGCGGCGGGCTCCCCTCGTCGCCGACGACCCCCGGCGCCGACGAGGTCGTCGACCAGATCGAACGCGCCGACGATGACCCGAACGCCGAGGCGCTGCTCGTGAAGCTGAACACGCCCGGGGGCCAGATCGTCCCCAGCGAGGACATCCGGCTGGCGGCCGAGCGCTTCGACGGCCCGACGGTCGGCTACGCGACCGACACCTGCGCCAGCGGCGGCTACGCGATCGCGGTCGGCTGCGACGAGCTGTGGGCCCGCGAGGGCAGCGTCGTCGGCTCCATCGGCGTCATCGGTTCGCGCCCGAACGTCCACGAGCTGGCCGACCGCCTCGGCGTCAGCTACGAGCAGTTCACCGCCGGCGAGTACAAGGACGCCGGCCTCCCGCTGAAGGAGGTCACGCCCGACGAGCGGGCGTACCTCCAGGGCATCGTCGACGACTACTACGACCAGTTCGTCGAGCAGGTGGCCGAGGGTCGCGACATGGACGAGGAGGCGGTCCGCGAGACCGAAGCGCGGGTGTTCCTCGGAACCGAGGCGCACGAGCGCGGCCTCGTCGACGGGCTGGGGGACCGCGAGGCCGTGCTCGACCGGATCGAGGAGTTGACCGGACACGAGGCAGTCGTCGAGGAGTTCACGCCCAGCTCGGGGCTCATGGGACGCCTCCGCGGCGGCGCCGCCGCGACGGCGTACGCCCTCGGCGCCGGCGTCGCCGACGCCGTCGCCGGGGACGGGAGCACGGGCGGGAACGGCGCCGGCGATATGCGCTTCCGACGGTAAGTCGCTGCGGCGGTCCGGCAGTCCGGCGCTCCGGCGGTATCCACGTCGATCGTGAACCCCCGCCATGGTGGCCTTTTTCACCCGGGGGGCCATCCCGACACACGTGACGACGCTGGTCCTGTGCGTGGACCGTTCGAACGACGTGGGCCGGAAGGCCGGCGTCGACACCCCGGTCGTGGGGTGGGAGGCGGTCAGATCGCTCGTGACGGATCTCGGCCTCGCGGACCCCGAGGACGCCGGCGTCAACTCGCTGCTGGAATCGCTCCGGGTCGCCCGCGACCTCTCCGACGAGGGCGAGGAGGTCGCCGTCGCGGTCGTCTCGGGCGCCGGCGACTCCGCGGTGCGGGCCGACCGCGCGCTCGCACGCCAGCTCGACGACGTGCTCGCGACGAACGAGTTCGACTCCGCGGTCGTCGTCATCGACTCCGCGGCCGACGAGCGCGCTGTTCCGATGATCGAGTCCCGGCTGCCCGTCGACGCGGTCGACCGCGTCGTCGTCCGGCAGGCGCGCGACCTGGAGTCGACGTACTACCTCCTCAAGCAGTTCATGGCCGACGAGGAGCTTCGCGAGACGGTGCTGGTGCCCATCGGTATCGGCCTGCTCATCCTCCCGGCGCTGCTCGTGTACTTCTCGCCGGCCATCGCGGTGGCGGCCGTGACGACGCTGCTGGGCGCGACGCTGTTGTACTACGGAATGGGGATGGACGAGGCCGTCGAGTCGGCCCCCGAGCACGCCCGCGAGGCGCTGTACTCCGGGCAGGTGTCGGTCGTGACGTACGTCGCCGCGCTCGGGCTGTCGGTCGTCGGCGTCTTCCTCGGCGTCCTCTCGGCGTCGCCAGTCGAGGGCGCGGAGTTCGTCGCCACACTCCAGTTCACGTACGCCGCGGTGCCGTGGCTGGCGCTGGCGGCGTTGACGGCGTCGTTCGGCCGGCTGCTCGACGAACTCATCCGCGACGAGGGCGTCCGGACACCGTACCTGAACCTCCCGTTCGGCGTGCTCGCCGTCGGGTTGCTGTTCCGCGGCTTCTCCGGCTACTTCCTCGAACAGGAGGCCGGGAAGGAGCCGCTCGTCCTCCTCGGGTACGCGCTGACGCCGACTCAGCGGCTCGCGGTGTTCATCGTCGGCGGCATCGCGCTCGCGCTCGTCGGCGTCCGCGTCGCCGCCAGCGTCTCCGACGAGACGCTCGACGAGGTCATCGACGAGACCGGATCCGGATCGACCGGCGACGCCAACATCGGCGGAAACCGCGGCGACGGCGGTCGTGGATGATCGCAACCGGACGCGAGTGATCGGAACGAGGTGAGCCTTCTCGTGGTCGGTCGCCGCCAGCCCGGTCTGCGGTCCGGGGTCGACCGCTGCCGGCCGTTCAGATCCGCGCGCTGGTTCCGGTCTCCCGCTTCGGCCGGATCACGTCCGCGAGCGCGACGAGCAGTCCGAACAGCCAGCCGACGGGCACGGAGATGCCGACCCACATCAGCACGTAGGCGGTGCCGCGCAGGTCGAACCGCGCGCGGATGAGTTCGTTGAGCCCGCCGACCGCGAGCGGCCCGTCGAGGATCCACACCGCGAGCGACGTGGTGTTCGGGAAGACAACGTCCGCCAGCGCCGGGGAGTATAGCGCCGCGACGACCGGCGGGAGGAGGAACGCGGTCACGGCTGCGGGGTAGGCGACTAGGACGCTCGTCCCCCGGCCGCCGACGCGGGAGGCGCCGACGGCGACCGCCGCGGCGACGGTCGCGACCGCGCCGGCGGCGCCGACGGCGATCAGGCCGCCAGTCGAGAACTCCCGAACCCAGGCGGCGACGGTGAGCGCCCCCCACGCGACCAGCGAGAGGAGGACGACGCCGACGACGCCGAGGCGCGTCGCCGCCGAGTCGACCCTGTTGACGTAAACGCGCGCGGCGAACCCGAACAACAACAGCGGGTAGCCGACGGCGACCAGCGGCACGCCGACGGCCGCCCAGAGATAGTACGCGACCGACTGCGGGGTCGTCTCGGGCGTCCACTTCCCGACGACCCTCCCGGGGTCGAGCTGGCGGGGGAACGCAAGCTCCATCCACGTGGCGTGGAGCCTCGCGATGTCGATCCGGACGGCACCCAACAGCCCCGTGGAACGTTGCTCCATCGAGCGAGGGATTCTCCGGCCGCCGATTGAAAGTTTCGCTCGTCCGCGGTTCCTCTCACACTTCCGACGCTTCCGACGCTTCCGACGCTTCCGACGCTTCCGACGGTTCGACCGTGAGGAGCCGGGGACCGGAAGGCCGGGCCCGTCGCCTCAGTTCCAAGGCGCGAACCCGGGGTCGACGCGGCGGTCCTCGCGGTCGATGGCGTCGATGGCCGCCACGTCCTCGTCGTCGAGCGTCACGCTCAGCGACTCCCAGTTGTCGCGGATGTGCGCCTCGCTCGTCGCCTTCGGGATGGCGGTGACGCCCTTCTCGCGCAGCCACGCGAGGCTCACCTGCGCCTCGCTGGCGCCGTGTTTCTCGGCGATCTCGGTCAGCTCGGGCACGTCGAACACCTCGCCGCGCGCGAGCGGCGAGTACGCGACGACCTCGACGTCGTGCTCGGCGCACGCCTCGCGCAGCTCCGCCTGCTGGAGCAGCGGGTGACACTCGAACTGGTTGGCGAACACCGGCGCGTCGCTGATCTCGACGGCATCGGCGACCTCTTCGGGCTCGAAGTTGGAGATCCCGATGCGGTCGATCAGGCCGTCGTCGTACAGCTCGTTGAACGCGTTCAGCGTGGGCTCGGGGTCGTACTCGCGCGCCGGCCAGTGGACGTACATGAGGTCGACGGCGTCGACGCCGAGGCGGTCGAGGCTCTCCTCGGTCGTTCGGCGCACGTCCTCGGGCGCGAGGTTGTCGATCCACACCTTACTCGCGAGGAACACCTCATCGCGGTCCACGTCGGCGCGGGCGATGCCGTCGCCGACCTCCGCCTCGTTGCCGTAGATCTGGGCGGTGTCGATGTGACGGTACCCCATCTCCAGGGCGGTCGCGACGGCGTTTCGACACGCCTCGGGGTCGGTGTTCTCCCAGGTGCCGAGGCCGAGTCGCGGCATGCCGTTGGCGGACGGAACGTCGTCGGGACCGAACGACTGCTGGTCTGTCATCGATCGATCGGAGGCGACTCGCGCGAAAAGGCGTTGTGGCAGGCGCGCGGGCTGCCGGTATCCGGGCGGGTCACGACCTCGCCCGACCGTGTCGCGAGGACGCCGCCACCGGGCCGTCGTCGCCGCGCCGGCGTCCGATCGGCCCCTCGTCAGCCGATGTAGCGCAGCTCGTCCTCGCTGGGCATCCCGCCGCCGCCGCTGCCCTGCATCTCCTGGATCTTGCCGACGACCTCCTCCATCTCCTCGGCACGCTCCTCCAGGTCCGAGAAGTCGACCTCG
Protein-coding sequences here:
- a CDS encoding coiled-coil protein, which translates into the protein MVTKEEVLEEYGLDQLDESRNVSLSEEELENDSKGQLIKKAGQLRDRRNELNQMASERASKRDDLNAKTREKVDEAQEHREMRDELNEQVQEHKESRNELNAEANELFDEVEEMKQDLELGSGKSIEELKEEIEDLEFKQQTEVLGTDEERELIEKIENKREKLAEKKGKVDQSDELEELIEEAEEVRSEASTHHQKVTELADEAQEHHNQMIEAYREADEIRDEADAMHELFVEAQESADQHHEDFVRVQKRLRELDKEEEEEKKEEREAKMEEEREEAEEIYQKFKEGETLDTEDLMKLQKTGLL
- the sppA gene encoding signal peptide peptidase SppA; this encodes MANTTGRSVLGVAVLVAAAVIAALVGYVLFVVVPGDLAELIGVVLTIAVVAVALKVAGGTLASRFADYTVAEVAVEGPITRDGGGGGLPSSPTTPGADEVVDQIERADDDPNAEALLVKLNTPGGQIVPSEDIRLAAERFDGPTVGYATDTCASGGYAIAVGCDELWAREGSVVGSIGVIGSRPNVHELADRLGVSYEQFTAGEYKDAGLPLKEVTPDERAYLQGIVDDYYDQFVEQVAEGRDMDEEAVRETEARVFLGTEAHERGLVDGLGDREAVLDRIEELTGHEAVVEEFTPSSGLMGRLRGGAAATAYALGAGVADAVAGDGSTGGNGAGDMRFRR
- a CDS encoding DUF373 family protein produces the protein MTTLVLCVDRSNDVGRKAGVDTPVVGWEAVRSLVTDLGLADPEDAGVNSLLESLRVARDLSDEGEEVAVAVVSGAGDSAVRADRALARQLDDVLATNEFDSAVVVIDSAADERAVPMIESRLPVDAVDRVVVRQARDLESTYYLLKQFMADEELRETVLVPIGIGLLILPALLVYFSPAIAVAAVTTLLGATLLYYGMGMDEAVESAPEHAREALYSGQVSVVTYVAALGLSVVGVFLGVLSASPVEGAEFVATLQFTYAAVPWLALAALTASFGRLLDELIRDEGVRTPYLNLPFGVLAVGLLFRGFSGYFLEQEAGKEPLVLLGYALTPTQRLAVFIVGGIALALVGVRVAASVSDETLDEVIDETGSGSTGDANIGGNRGDGGRG
- a CDS encoding aldo/keto reductase, with the translated sequence MPRLGLGTWENTDPEACRNAVATALEMGYRHIDTAQIYGNEAEVGDGIARADVDRDEVFLASKVWIDNLAPEDVRRTTEESLDRLGVDAVDLMYVHWPAREYDPEPTLNAFNELYDDGLIDRIGISNFEPEEVADAVEISDAPVFANQFECHPLLQQAELREACAEHDVEVVAYSPLARGEVFDVPELTEIAEKHGASEAQVSLAWLREKGVTAIPKATSEAHIRDNWESLSVTLDDEDVAAIDAIDREDRRVDPGFAPWN